Genomic window (bacterium):
AATTGCAGTAGCTGAAAAGTAGCGAATATCCCAGTTAGCATCTCTTAACCCCATAAGAAGTGGCTCAATGATAGCATCAGCTGGCAATTTACCTAAGGACTCAGCAGCCACTACCCTGATACTCCAATCCCTACCACTCCTTAATATACGGATGAGTGTAGTATCACATGCTTTGTCTCCTATTTTACCTAACGCCTTTATCACTGCTTTACTGACTTCAATGTTTTCATCATCAACAAATTTTACAAGTGTAGGCACAGCCGATTTATCCATAAGTTCACCAATTGCAGTAGCAGCAGTGAGCCTGACAACTGGACTCTCAGCTTCCATTGCATTAAGAAGTATTTGAAGTGCTTCAGAATGTTTAAGCCTGCCAATTCTATTAATTATATACAATCGAGTTGCCTCATCTCCGAGCCACTTCTCTTTTAAAATAAGTGGCACATCTTCTCTTCTTATTAACTTATCTAATTTAGCTTCAGCGTACTCTCTTGTAGCTTCATCTTTTATTAAATCAACAAGCATTGGTATAGCTGTCCTATCTACAAGCTTATCAAGTGCTTTTGATGCCGCTGCCCTCACTTCTGTATCTGCATCTTTAAGCGCTTTTGTAAGCTCAGTAATTACAGCCCTATCTCCTATATTAGCGAGTGCATAAGTCACAGCAACTCTTATAGTAGGTATATTTTCAGTTTTAAGTCTCTCCAATAAGGCTGGTATTGCCCTTTTATCTTTGAGCTCACCAAGCGCCAAAATTGCTTCGTATCTAATTTTGGGCCACTCATCAGCCAGCACTGCAACAAGACTGTTAACAGCCCTTGAGTCACCGAGTACACCAAGAGCATGAGCTGCACCGCACCTCCTTTGATAATCTATTGATTTATCTCCTACTGCCTGTATTAAGATTGATATAGAAGTACTATCCCTAAGTAAGCCAAGCGCCTCAGCTGCCGCGACCCTAACATATGGCTCTTTATCTACTATGACTTCTTTAAGTGGCTTCACTGCACTCCTGTCACCAAGTTTACCAAGTGCCTCACAAGCAGCACCCCTGACTTCAGGTGATTCATCTTTAAGTGCCCTTATTAAATATGGAAGAGCAGAGCAGTCACCTAATTTACCAAGCACTTCTGCTGCCTGTTGACGCTTAACTGGTGTTCCATACTGTAAATCATATAGACGACGCTTAACTTCAGCTTGAAGTCTCACTTCATTTTGTGCAATAGATAGATAAGGTATACCTAATAGAACCAATAAGGTAAAGAAGTGCCACTTCAAGGGGACGACTTTTAATCTCATCATAAATTATATAACTCGTAATAGTTTAGCTTTTCTAAAATCTCTCCCTTGATAATTCCAATTAATTATCAATCTCATATTTAATTTCATAGAAATTCTAAACTCTAAGCACTAAATCCTAAACAAATCCTAAATTCAAATGCTCAAAACTCATTTTGTCTTTTCAACTATTGAGCTAAATATCTTCATAAATTCGATCCCCTCCCGAATTACTCAAAGACTCATTTGCCTCAATATAATTTGCCCCAATAGAACTAGAAGATCTAACAAGTTGTTTTATTATTTCTATATTAGTTATAGTTCTTGGAATATCTTTAATAAATGCAATTACTCCTTTAGCGAATTTCAATGTCCTTTCCTCTAATTGTTTAGTATTTTGTATTTTGAGAATTTGAATTTGTTTAGAATTTAGGATTTCGGATTTAGAATTTTCCATCATATTCCCATACTTAGAATCAACTTTTCAAAAAAACTTACTTATTACTATAACTCAGTTTTATTAATTTGTCAAGCGTATTAAAGTGAAAGTGCTAAA
Coding sequences:
- a CDS encoding HEAT repeat domain-containing protein, which encodes MMRLKVVPLKWHFFTLLVLLGIPYLSIAQNEVRLQAEVKRRLYDLQYGTPVKRQQAAEVLGKLGDCSALPYLIRALKDESPEVRGAACEALGKLGDRSAVKPLKEVIVDKEPYVRVAAAEALGLLRDSTSISILIQAVGDKSIDYQRRCGAAHALGVLGDSRAVNSLVAVLADEWPKIRYEAILALGELKDKRAIPALLERLKTENIPTIRVAVTYALANIGDRAVITELTKALKDADTEVRAAASKALDKLVDRTAIPMLVDLIKDEATREYAEAKLDKLIRREDVPLILKEKWLGDEATRLYIINRIGRLKHSEALQILLNAMEAESPVVRLTAATAIGELMDKSAVPTLVKFVDDENIEVSKAVIKALGKIGDKACDTTLIRILRSGRDWSIRVVAAESLGKLPADAIIEPLLMGLRDANWDIRYFSATAIGELGDIKALSAVKYTSEEDTNEMVKEAARVAVAKIKDRNLKATY
- a CDS encoding four helix bundle protein, with product MMENSKSEILNSKQIQILKIQNTKQLEERTLKFAKGVIAFIKDIPRTITNIEIIKQLVRSSSSIGANYIEANESLSNSGGDRIYEDI